GCAATGATTGGCAGGTGGCGCCTGTTCCCTTGCTGCGCCTCCCACTGCCGAATGAGGCGAGTGGCCTCATAGCCGTCCATCTCCGGCATCTGGCAATCCATCAGCACGAGGTCGTAAGATGCGCGCTTGACGCGCTCGACGGCTTCCCGCCCTTCACCCACGACTTCGACGTGATGACCCAACTTCTTGAGCATCTGGACGGCGACTCTTTGATTGATCACATTGTCCTCTACGAGCAGCACACGCAGCGGCCGCCGCCCGAGAGTAACGATGTCCGATGCCGAAGAAGCACCCGATCCGACATCGCTCGCCTGAAGCCGGGCTGCCGGGGGAGCTTCCGCGATAGGTAATGGCAGGACCACCCAAAATATGGAACCCTCGCCCACACGACTGTTGACGCCAATCTGGCCGCCCATCAACTCGACCAACTGACGACAGATCGCCAGACCAAGCCCGGTCCCTCCATATCGCCGGGTGGTCGTCTCGTCGGCCTGGGAAAACTTCTCGAAGATAAGCCCCAGCTTTTCCGCGGGAATTCCCATTCCGGTATCACTCACGGTGATTCGGATGCGGGCAACGTTCGGTGCAGTTCCTCCCGATGACAATGCTCGATCCGATTCCGCCTCAAAAGAAGTGGCCTCCGTCGTCACGTGGATGCTGACACTGCCTTCATCGGTGAATTTCAGGGCATTTCCCAGAAGGTTCATCACGACTTGACGAATCCGCGCCGCATCGCCGATGACCCAGCGGGGCGCATCTGGAGAGTAATAGACCCACAGATCAAGTCCTTTCTCCCGCGCCTTCGGGGCGAAGAGCTTCACCACATCCCGGATGGCCTCCGAGAGATCAAAGGGAGCCGCCGCAATTGTCAGTTTGCCCGCTTCGATCTTGGCGAAGTCGAGGATGTCATTGATGATGACCAGCAGACCCGTAGCAGACTCGAACGCCACGCGGGCCAGCTCTCGCTGCTGGGCAGTCAGCTCGGTATCCAGGAGTAACTCCATCATCCCGATGATTCCATTGAGGGGCGTGCGGATTTCATGGCTCATAGTGGCAAGGAACTCGGTCTTGGCGTGATTGGCGGCTTCGGCGGCCTCCTTGGCTGCCCGCAGTTCTTCCGCGGCTCGCACCTGCTCGGTCACGTCCCGAACGAGGGTGAGCCAGGCCGGTCGCCCCCGGTACTCGATCTCCTCTGAATGAAGTGACACGCGAATCCGATCCCCCGCCTTGGTCAGATGGGTGTAAACCTCCTCCCCTTCACTCCGGCGATCAATGCATAGGGCGACGCGCTCCCACTCCTCCTGGGGATGGAGATCAAATGGCGTCATCACCCGCATCTCCTCTCGACTGTAGCCATAAACTTTTTGGGCCGTATCGTTACAATCAAGGATTTGGTGCGTCTTTTGATCCACGATCAGGACGGGATCGGCGATGCTGTTGAACAATGTTCGGTACTGATGCTCGCTCTCTCGAACGGTGCTCTCAGCTCGTTTTCGTTCGGCGATCTCCTTTTCCAGCTCACGCGTGCGCTCCAGGACACGCTCTTCCAATTGCGCCTGAGTCTCGGCCAGAGCGCGCTGGTGCCGCTCGATCTCGGCCAGCATCTCGTTAAAAGCCGCCACCAACGCACCAATTTCATCCTCACTCCGGGACTTGACTCGGACTGAATAATCCCGCTCGGAACTGACCCGGCGAGCGGCAGCAACGAGATCGAGCAGAGGGCCACAGATGAGCTGCTGCATCGCGGAAGAAAGAACAGCGGCGACTCCCAAAGCCGTAACAAAGATGAGGATCATTGCGAGAGCGAGACGGTGAAGATGGTGCGTGGCCTGCCGAAGGTCCAGTTCGATATAGATCGTTCCCACTTTTTGTCCCGCGCGGCGGATTGTGTGAAAGAGCCACAGCCGGGCATCACCGAAGCCCACACCATCGGCTTGAGGTGGGGGAGGAACGAATTGAGCCACCGGATCATTTCGGTCGTATCGAACAAACGCCTGCCCCTGTGCGTCGTAGAGGCAGGCGCGGAGGATGCGCGGTTCGGCCCGAAGGGTGCTCAGTACCTCGTGCGCGGTCAACTCATCACCGAACAGGAGAGCTGATACACTGCTTGTTCCGATCACCTCAGCCTTGATCATGAGGTCTCGAACGAGCGTCTGACGGAGGGCCATCCGGTCGTAGGCAAGGAAGGCCGCCGAAGCCAGGACCAGCGTAAGTCCGCTTGTCAGCAGGACAATCCCCATTACCTTGTGGCAAATTGAGAGTTTTTTAACCATACCGGTAAGCGTCCTCACTGGGCGATCGGCCTTGATGCTCCACCCTCCTGCTTCAACAAGTCCCGGGCAGCTCGTCGGACGCTGGGATCAGCATCCGTCCGGGCGAGCATCACAATGTGAGGTCGAACCGACCGGAGCCCCTTCTGAGCCAGGGCGGTGAGAGCAGCTCTCCGCACCGAGGGGTCCTCATCCCTGAGAGCAGTGACCAGGGCTTCGGTGACAGCCTCGCCGTCAAATTGGGCCAGTGCCTCGACGACAGCGCACCGCACGCGTGGGATGGCGTGGTTGAGTCCGCGCACGATCTCCGGCACCATCGGCGAGCCCACCCGCGCCAGAGCAGTAACACAGACCGGGCGACGGGTCTCATCGGCTGCAAGTTCGATCAAAGCGGCGACCGCCTGAGGAGTTGCCAGGTGCGCCAGGGCATCTATGGCCGTCCGGACCACGCCAGGATCGGAATCGTGGGAGGCCGTCCAGTGGAGCGCTGCTATGCTGAGCGCCCCGCCACGATCTCCCAGAAGGCGAACGACGTTCTTTCGCCGCTCGACATCGGTCGTGGCCAGGGCCGTCAAAAGCGACCATATCGCCCGAGGATGGCTGACTCGGGACATGGCCGCAAGGGTGGCCTGGGCAATGCGTTCGTCCCCGTCTCCGGCGAGGTTTGACAACTCGGTGAGCACCCGCTCCCCACCGATCCGACCGAGTGCCTCAACGGCCGCGCGTCGGACTTCACCGTCGGGGTCGGCACGGGCCAGGTGCACGAGATCCTCCACCACTTCCTGGGCTCCGTGCTGTGCTAGCGCCTCGGCTGCTGCCTTCCGAACCCAGGGATCGCCATCGGTGAGAGCCGTTGCTAACGCGGCAACAGCCTCAACGCCATACACCCGGCCCAATGCTCGCGCGGCGGCCTCTCGACCGCGCGGGGTTTCGTTCCGCAGAGCCTGCACTAAGGTTGGGACGACACAGGCCCCTTCTATTGTACCGAGACGTTCCAGAGCCGCCGCTCGTACCTGCTCATCTTCGTCGTAACATCGCTCCAGAAGCGCTCGGACGACATCAGGCTGGTCTCCCTCGCCCAGGATACGGACCGCAGCCTCTCGCACTCGCCCGTAGGGGTGAGCGAGCAATCCCTGAAGAGATTCCGCCCTCGCTGGATAATGGAGCGAGGCTAATGCGGAGATCACGGCCTGGCGCACATTCCCATCACTATGGCCAAGCATGTGGATCAACTCATCCAGTCCCCGTTGATCGCAGAGGCGAGCCAGTCCCTGAGCAGCAAATGAAGCCATCTCCGGCACTTCCACCAGCGCGCGTACGAGAACCGGAATGGCTCGGGGATCACCGATCCGTCCCAGGGCGATAGCGACCGCGCGTTTGGTCTTCGCGTCGCATCGCCAGAACTCGTCCATCAGCAGCGGTGTCACGCGGTGACCGCGATGAACCAGCGCATCCAGTGCCCGTTCTCGCCCACGGTCGGAGCGCAGCAGATGCACCAGGGCGCGATCCGCCCATTCCTCATCCACCCCGGCCAAAACCAGCGCCAGAGCCTCGGCGTCGTCCCCCGATACATCGGCGGCAGCCCGCCGGAGATTCTCCCGCCCCTCATCGGTGAGGAGTGAGCCAATCATACGACCGAGCTTCGTTCGCTCGGCACTGCCTTCAGGATGACGCCTTGCCAGAGCCGCAAGCACCCGAATAACAGCTCCGATCGGAGGAGCCTTGCGATTGAGTTGCTCTACTAACGGAGCAGCATCTTCAACGGTGGCGATGTCACCCAATGTTTCAATGGCCAAAAGACTGAGCCACTCGTCGTCAAGAAGCGGGACGAGCTTTTGTGCAACGTCGCTGTGACCGATCTGTCGAAGGGCATCCAGTGCTGCCGACGCAATAAAGAATGATGACGACAGAGCCTGCATTACCAGTGTGTCAATGGCTTCCTCCGCCCGAAGCGCGCCTAACGCTTCAATGGCATGAAACCGGACATTCGGATCGGGATCGGCCGTCGCTTCTATTAGAGCCGGGATTGCTCGCTCATCATATCGCTCGCCGAGAATCACCGCCGCGAACAAACGCAGCCTCGGATCGGGATTCTTTAGCAGCGCCAGGATCGGATCGAGCACATCCTCGACGGTCATGGCGAGGAAATCAACCAGTGTGCTCGCCATCGTGAGATTGCCGGGCTCGGCACGTAGCCGGGACATCCACCGCGCTGCCTGATCGGGATCGGACTGTGACAACCATCCCTGGACAAGATCCCGACGTGTCGTCCAGAACTCCTCGCTCAGAGAGTCAAGCCCCATTGAGGGAAAGGGATGGGACCCGTTTCCGTTCGGCTCTTGCTGAATCCGGAGGCTGAGACTCTGTCCGCAGGAGGGAGCGACAGAAACGGCATCCGGTCGGCCCGTCACTCCGGATGAAGCCGATGTTCTCAGCGTGACCAACCGTGATAGTTGCTCTGTTCGACCCCTCCCGGCCCAACATTCCCCTTCCGGCCAATCTCCGTCGCCCACCGTATCGGGTTTTGCCTTTGATCGTGAAGCGGCGGCCTTCCGCAACAGTTCGCCGACACATTCGTAGAGGTGATCCGGACGAATTGGCGTGGTCAGATAGTCGGATGCGCCTGCCGCCAGGGCTTCCGCCCGGAGGGCCTCGTCGTTCCAGGCCGTGACGATCACAACGGGCGTCGTTCGATAGCGGCCCCGTACACCCATCCAGCGAAGCAAATCAATCCCGGTCACCGGCGGAAGAAAGACATCGCTGATCACAAGAGAGACCGAATGCCGCGCCAACCACTGGATGGCCTCCGCCACGCTCCTTCTGCCGATGATCTGCACATGACGCAAGCGATGGAGCGCCAAGGCGATCATCCGCTGTCGCGCGGGCGAATGATCAACGATGAGAATCGTTCCTCCTCCGGTCGTCATCGAGAGATCCCCCCTGCCGGATTCACGCTTTCGGCGATGATCTTCTCGCCCAGGAGCGAACGACAGCGGCAATCTGATCAAACTCCCTAGACTTATCGAAGAAAAACTCGGCACCCGCCTCCAGACACTTCTTGCGATACTGCGGATAGGGATAGTTGGTCAGCATGATGACTTTCAGCTCAGGCCGGTGCTGCTTGATATAGGTCAGGACATCAATCCCGCTGCCATCCATTAATCGAATATCCAGAATGACGACATCGGGATGCAGTGTCTCAACCGAGGTCCTCGCCTCGCGCACCGTTTCCGCATGACCGACGACTTCCACACTCTCAACTTCCGAGAGCAAGGTTGTCACGCGCTCTCGAACAACAGCAGAATCGTCTACGATTAGAACTCTCATCTTCTCCTCGCCTGGTGTCATCGCTTTCTCCCCGTTCATCATGACGTTGACAGGATAGCGGGGAACGATGGACTCACCTATCGGTAGAAATCTCAATCAGGTGTAGGACGAAACCGATTTTCCTGTCGGAATTTGTCCGACAAAAGGACGGCGAGGGGAAGGGTGTGATGGCGGTCGCTTCGCTCTGGGGCTGCGAGGGATGCTTCGGGGCCGATGCGGCGATCCCGCCCGCTTCAACTCGCTAGACGAGCTTGTTCTCGATGGCGTAATGGGTCAGTTCGGCGTTGGTCTTCATCTTCATTTTTTCCAGCAGGCGGGCGCGGTAGGTACTGATGGTTTTGACGCTGAGCGACAGCTCATCAGCGATCTGGCTGACGGTTTTGCCCGAGGCGATCATCACCAGGACTTGATACTCGCGATCCGAAAGCAGTTCATGGGGTGGCTTTTCGGTGGGCGCTTCGATCTCCAGGGCCAGCCGTTCGGCCAGCGTCGGACTGATATACTTGCCGCCGCGAAGAATTTTACGAACAGCCGCGACCAATTCTTCGGGAGCACTCTCCTTGGTCAGATACCCGGCAGCTCCCGCTCGCAGCGCCCGGATCGCGTATTGATCTTCGGGATGCATGCTGAGGATGAGGACGGGGAGTTTCGGTCGTTCGCGTTTGATTTCCTTGAGCACATCGAGGCCGCCACGTCCGGGCATGCTGATGTCGAGGATGACGATATCCCACGACTGCTTGCGGACAAGGTCGAGGACCTCCTGGGACGTTTGAGCTTCGCCGCAGACGCTGAGTCCCGGTTCATGGGACAGAATCTGCTTGAGTCCCTGACGCACAATCGGATGATCATCGGCGATGAGAACTCGAATCATTCCATCCTCCGACAATTCAGGCTCCGTCCGTCAAGGGGATCCTCACGGTGACCGTCGTTCCGCGCTCCGGTTCTCCACGAACGTCGAGAGACCCGCCGAACACCAGTGCGCGTTCACGCATGCCCAGCAACCCGAGCGAGCGTGAATCCGTCAGCGCCTGGGCGGAAATTCCGACGCCGTTATCCTTGACCTCAAGGATCAGGTGGTCATCGCAGACATCGAAGCGGACGGTGACCTCCGTGGCCTGGGCGTGACGGGCAACGTTGGTGAGTGTCTCCTGGAAAATACGGAACAGGGCGGTGGAGCGATCAGCATCAAGCTCCAGCTCCTCCACGTTTGTGGTCAGGCGACAGCGAATGCCGGTTCGGGTTTGGAATTCCTGCGCCTGCCATTCGAGCGCCGCCAGAAGGCCCAGATCATCGAGCACACCCGGTCTGAGTTCGGTGGAGATCCGACGGACGACCTGAATCGTTTCGTCAACCAGATGGGACATGGATGCCACCTTCTGGCGGAGCGATGGGGGATCCGCCGGTAACTGACGGGCAAGCCAGGCCAGGTCCATCTTCAATCCGGTCATGGCCTGACCCAGCTCGTCGTGAATCTCCCGAGCGATGCGCGTGCGCTCTTCTTCGCGCACCGATTGCAGTCGGGCCGACAACGCCCGCAATTGCTCGAGCGACCGTTCGAGCTGCTCCTCGGCCTCTTTCCGCTCGGTAATATCAATCCAGCAGCCGACGATCTCCACGGGAACGCCCTCGGCATCCCGCACGAGCCGAAGCTCATCGCGCAACCACCGGTAACAACCGCTGCGGTGGCGGACACGATATTCCAGAATCTGATGGCCCGTCTCCTTCAGTCGCTCGCGCTCGTGGATCACACGCGCGATGTCATCCGGGTGGATGAGGTTCTTCCAGAATCGGGAATCATTGAGAAATTCCCAGGGATGATAGCCCAATTGAGCGATGACATTTTCGCTGACGAAATGGGTGCGATAATCGCCCCCCGCCTGACTGCTGTAGATGACGGCAGGACTCGACGACAGCAGATGCTGAAGCCACTGTTGCGTGGCCCGAACCGCTTCGCTTGTTTGCTTACGGGCCGTGATGTCACGGATCACACAGGCGAAACCGCGCAGCTCACCGTCGTGGCGAATGGCAAAGATCACCGCTTCAGCCCAGAACCGCACCCCCTCCCTGCGCACGCGCCAGCCCTCATCCTGAGTTTGGCCGGTAGTCTCCGCCTGATGGAGATGGCGCTCCGGTATCCCGCCGAGAACATCCTCACTACAGTAGAGGCATGAGAAATGACGCCCGAGAATTTCCTCCTCCCGGTAGCCGAGTACCCGCTGGCCCCCGGCATTCCAGCTAACGATACGTCCTGAGGCATCGAGCATGAAGACAGCGTGATCCTTAATGCCCTCGACGAGAAGCCGAAGTTGCTCTTCGCTCCGCCGCAAGGCAGCTTCAGTAGCTCGCCGTTCGGTAATGTCTCGCGCAAAGCCAAACACCCCGACCACTTTCCCCTGCTCCGACCAGGGCTGGCTGATGACCTCGCCGATGCGCCAGTCCCCTGAGTGAGTCCGGAATCGGAGTTCAATTGGAGGCACGCTCTCGCCTCGCACGACCCGCTCGAATGTCTCCCTGGCCAGCGGGAGATCATCGGGGTGAATGAGACCGGCGAAGTGCTGACCAATCCACTCCCCCCGCGACAATCCCGTCAACCGCTCAAATGCCGGACTCAAAGACATGATCGTCCCATCGGTGGCGGAGAGAGTGAAGATCACATCCGGTGAGAGTTCGACGAGCCTCCGAAAGCTCTCCTCCGCCGTCCATCCGTGCGGGCAGGAATATGTTTGCCGATCGGACTGGGTCATCTGCCTGCCGTCCACATCTTACTGGCGGGTAAAGATATCACGGCGTTTTCGTCTCCGGTTGATCCGCCCCCTGAATCATCAGGCGGCGGGAACGATCTCTTCCAAAGCGAGAGAAAATCCCGGCAGAAGGCGCGACTCAACGCGACCGGTTCCATGCGCGGATCCTATCTCCACATACTCTCCTTCCTCCAATGCCCACACCCTCATGCTCGGTCCCGCCGGATCGAACACCCAATATTCCTTCACCCCACACCGGGCATAGAGGTCTTTCTTCTCTTCCAGGTCCCGTTTGATCGTTGTCGGAGAGAGAATTTCCACCACCAGGTCGGGAATCACCTGCAGATGCTTGCCCATGACCGGAGGCGGGCCGGCCACCCATCGCTCATGCGATACGAACGCGACATCAGGGGCCACCGTGTCCTCTTCCGTCAGGCGAAAACCCTGACTTGAACCGAAGACGAGTCCAAGGTTTCTCGTCTGTACAAATGCGGTGAGTGCAGTAACAACTCGTGATTCGTAGAGTCCATGCGGCCAACCTGGAGGTGGGGTCATAAGAATCCTCCCGCGGATGAGTTCGTAGGTGTTTGGGTCGCTCGGCGGAAGCTCCGCCATGAGCCGCTCGAACTCCTCGGAGGTGAAGGTCTCTACCGACACAAACGCCGAGTTAATCATGCTCCGGGCTCCTTATGTTGCGTTCTCGACGACGCATTATAGCACCCGCTCTGACGGAATAAGAAGCACACGGCATCTCTGTTGCAGTTCTAATCGGGCGTGACTAAAATGAACCCGTCTCACTGCGGGGGCGAGCCGGTGTACGAAAGGCATTTCAGACGCCGCTCCCTGTGGGCGGATGTCGCATAATACCTGGTCGTGGTCGTGTAGTGGGTGCATCTTCTCAGAAGCAGCGCCACTTGTCGCTCGTGAATCGAGGGCCTGGAGGACCGGACAGTCATGTGGCGGAATAAGACAGTCTCGGTCATTCTTCCGACTTACAACGAGCGGGAATCAATTCGACAATCCATCCGCGAATTTTTCGCCACGGGATTCGTTGATGAGATCATCGTGGTCAATAACAATGCCGCTCCGGGCACGTCGGAAGAGATCGCGGGTACTGGCGCCCGTGAGGTCGTGGAGAAGCGACAGGGCTACGGCTATGCCATCCGGAGGGGCCTCGAAGAAGCCAGCGGCGATTTGATCATCATCGCCGAACCCGACGGCACCTTCATGGGCAACGATGCGTTGAAGCTGCTGGCCTACTCCGACGATTTCGAGGTCGTCTTTGGCACGCGCACCACCAGTATGCTCATCTGGGAAGGAGCCAACATGGGCTGGTTCCTCAAGTGGGGGAATTACATCGTCGCCAAGATGATGGAATTTCTCTTCAACACGACGGCCCTGACCGACGTCGGCTGCACCATGCGACTGATTCATCGTCCTGCGCTTCGGAAGATTCAAGATCAGTTCTCCGTGGGGGGATCGCATTTCGGCGTGGAGATGATGTGTCTGGTGATCACCAACGGACTGCGCTTCATCGAGGTGCCCCTGAACTACCGTCCCCGCGTCGGCCTGTCCTCGGTCACGGGCAGCAAGTGGAAAGCTTTCTGCCTCGGTTGGCGCATGATCTTCTTTATCCTCGCTCATCGCCTGCGAACCTTGGGGAGGGCGAAGAAGCCACCTCGTCCGAGAGCCGAAAGCTCGTTCACCCAGGCTGATCTGTCAGGAGAACGCTGAAGCTACCGGCCGAGCGCGTCAAATCGTAAGGAATGGGCCCGAAGAAAGCCTTCGCCTACAGAGCATCTATGCTGCTGGCCGTTCTCCTGTGGACGCTCCCGGTTGTTCCTCTCTCGTTCGCCCAAGAGGTTCGGCGCGTCACCCAGGCCCAGACTCGCCAGAAAGCCGCGAGGACAGATCGGGGAGAGTGGGTCATCGCCGCTTATCTCGGAGGCGCTCGCACGGCTGCCTCGACGCTGAAGATCAGTCAGCCAGCGCGGGACACAGAACTGGCTTTCGACGCCGTGCGCTTCGATGGCCGCTCGTTCGATCCGCCCCTTTACTACGGCGTGCGCGGGAGCTATTTCATTCGAGGACTTTCTTTTCTGGGCATCGAAGCCGAATTCATCCACCTGAAGGTCTATTCCGATCCCACGCAGCCGGTTCGTGTGACGGGCCGGCATCGTGGCGTTCCACTTGAGCGGGAGCTTCCTCTCGGCCAGATCGTCCAGGAGTATTCGATCTCTCACGGCGCAAATCTCCTTCTTTTCAACCTCGCCGCACGCTGGCGAATGCGTCCGAACCCGGAGGACTCCCGAAGCCGCTTCGTGCTGGCTACCCGGTTCGGCCTCGGCCCCACGATTCCTCATACGGAGAGCACGATTGAGGGCGAGCAACAGCAACAATACGAATGGGGACGCGCCGCGTGGCAATGGAGCGCGGGGTTGGAGTTCCACTTGTGGCAAGGCTTATATGCTCTCGGCGAGTACAAATTCACACGCACGCGACAGCGGGGTCAGATCGTCGGCGGCTTTGCGGAGTCACTCCTCCGCACACATCACGGCGTCTTCGGATTGACCTATCACTTTTGAGGCTGAAATCGCCTGAGGGGAGAACGCCGTTTGAAATCCCACGTCGCCGTTCATCTCCTCTGAGCGCCTGACATCCGCCACAATGCGACATGGCGAGGGGCGAGCAGATCAGCCATTGGCAGACCGGAGGTCGCCGACGCTCCAATGGATGGTGAGGGTTCAATGGGGACGACCTCTGCGCCGGAGTAATAAGCAGCGAGAATCTCGCGGAACGTTTGGCCGCTGCGACCCCGACCATGCGCGCCGTACTGGCTCATACCGACGTTGTGACCCCAGCCGCCCCCGTAGAGATTGAAACTCATCGTCCCGTCGGACTCTCTCCGCGAAACGATGGCGCTCGGACTGTTGAAGAGCTGGAAGAAATCCCTCAGTGCTCTCCAGCCCTGCAAAATGAACGTCCCGCGCTCGCCGATGATCTGTAGTCGGGCGATGCGCCCCGACGGACTCCGGAGCAGTGGAACGAGGGCCGTGATCGGACCAAGCGAGATGCCGTATGTGGCGAGCAACCGCTCGGCGATGAACGCAGCGGAACGATTGGTCACCCACCGGTAGCGCGAATTTCCACTTCGTTCCGGACTGTCGAAGTGATCCCACACCTGACTGTAAAAGATCAGCGCTCCATCATCGGTCATGAGATCCACCGGCACAGGAAAATCCCCGTCGTGAATGGCGCGCAGGGCCGGATGTGGATTCGCTCCGGGAAGCTGATCGGAAGGCGAGTTAAAGATCCATTCGTTACTCTCCGTATGCCCGCCCATCGAAGACGAATAGAACGTGGGCACAAGGAGTCCATCTCGAACGACGACCAGCCGGCGCGTGTCCTGAACCGCGGCATTACCGTTGGGATGTTCGGAGAGGAGGCCACGATAGACCTGCGAGAGAGTCGAATCGTCGAGATCGAACCCCCGGTCGGCAAAGCGACCGATGTTGGCCAGAGCAAATGTCCGCGCGGCCACCGCTTGTGCTCGCAACGCCTGTGGATGAAAAGATGCCGGCATTTCGTTCGTAACGACACCCTGGAGATACTCCTCCAGATCAAGCACATTGATGAGCCGGAGCAATGGCTCCCCGGTTTGAAAACCCGGCCCATCCGGCAACGAGGCGGACGTTTCTGTTCCGGCGAAGCTCTGGCTATGACGAATCTCCAGCACGCCCCGATAGCGCGGCGGTTCATAGGGATTTCCCGCCCGATTGAGATTTCGACGGCGCAGGCTCGTGACCACAACGACGGCGTCGGGGGCAGGCGCCACGCATAGCACCGTTGTCGCTGGGACGAAGAATTCTCCCTGCGGACTGATGATGCTGATTCCATCGGAAGTCGCCGTGAAGGCGAATTCCTCTCCCGCCTGACCGAAGACCAGGGGAGCGGAAGCGCCCTCACACGAAGCCGCTCTCGTGACCCGGAGATGATCCGCTTCCGCCGCGGGATCGGATAGAAGTTCCAGGACGGTGAAAGGGCCTGTCGCCGTGAGCGTGATGCGTTCATGCTTCTGCTGCGTACTTGTATCGAACTCCCGAAGGACCTCTCCCATGGATGAAAATTGCGTGGGGTTCAAACCGATGCGGATGGTGCGTGCGGCTGCTGTATGCGCCTGACTCCGGACGGGTCTCCACTCCGCTTCAACCCCTGAAGCGAAGGAAAACCCCTCTGCCTCCTTCAGTCGCCAGAAGACATCCGAGTCTTGATTTGCCGCACGAGGGTGTGCCGGTCGAGTCTTCTGCTCCTGGAGATTCCATTGAGAAATTCCCCTCCCCCTGCTGCCGCGCAGAAATGTCGCCGCAACAAACGTCTGCTCGTCACCCAGGACTTTCCCATCCCGCCTCCGATCCGGAGCCGCTTCGGATTTCCTCTGAGCGAACCCCGGTAGAGGACAGGCGGCGAGCACGACGAGCATCGCCAGAGCTGACTTCCAGCATCCCTTCACAACGAAAGACGATGAACGAAATCTCCAGCGTTGTCAATTGAGCGTGCGAAAGGCGTCCTCTCCCTGTTCCGATCCGTCAACGGACACCGATCGGGGCGGAACAGAAAGAAGCGAATCCCGGAGGGAAAGTCCTCCAAAGATGCCGAAAAGATGCGCGGCGATCCCCTTAAGGGGTAGATGCAGACCGAAACCGATGTCGAAGAAATGGTCTTCACCGCCGGCCTGACCTCACGCCGTCACGTTTAGACCAATTTGCCCCTGAATTTGCCCGGGTGCGCACGCGTCTGGCGTGCCTGCGCCCACAATGAGGTGAGCGCTCGCCGGGTGCGGGCAAT
This window of the Blastocatellia bacterium genome carries:
- a CDS encoding glycosyltransferase family 2 protein yields the protein MWRNKTVSVILPTYNERESIRQSIREFFATGFVDEIIVVNNNAAPGTSEEIAGTGAREVVEKRQGYGYAIRRGLEEASGDLIIIAEPDGTFMGNDALKLLAYSDDFEVVFGTRTTSMLIWEGANMGWFLKWGNYIVAKMMEFLFNTTALTDVGCTMRLIHRPALRKIQDQFSVGGSHFGVEMMCLVITNGLRFIEVPLNYRPRVGLSSVTGSKWKAFCLGWRMIFFILAHRLRTLGRAKKPPRPRAESSFTQADLSGER
- a CDS encoding PAS domain S-box protein, coding for MDGRQMTQSDRQTYSCPHGWTAEESFRRLVELSPDVIFTLSATDGTIMSLSPAFERLTGLSRGEWIGQHFAGLIHPDDLPLARETFERVVRGESVPPIELRFRTHSGDWRIGEVISQPWSEQGKVVGVFGFARDITERRATEAALRRSEEQLRLLVEGIKDHAVFMLDASGRIVSWNAGGQRVLGYREEEILGRHFSCLYCSEDVLGGIPERHLHQAETTGQTQDEGWRVRREGVRFWAEAVIFAIRHDGELRGFACVIRDITARKQTSEAVRATQQWLQHLLSSSPAVIYSSQAGGDYRTHFVSENVIAQLGYHPWEFLNDSRFWKNLIHPDDIARVIHERERLKETGHQILEYRVRHRSGCYRWLRDELRLVRDAEGVPVEIVGCWIDITERKEAEEQLERSLEQLRALSARLQSVREEERTRIAREIHDELGQAMTGLKMDLAWLARQLPADPPSLRQKVASMSHLVDETIQVVRRISTELRPGVLDDLGLLAALEWQAQEFQTRTGIRCRLTTNVEELELDADRSTALFRIFQETLTNVARHAQATEVTVRFDVCDDHLILEVKDNGVGISAQALTDSRSLGLLGMRERALVFGGSLDVRGEPERGTTVTVRIPLTDGA
- a CDS encoding Uma2 family endonuclease is translated as MINSAFVSVETFTSEEFERLMAELPPSDPNTYELIRGRILMTPPPGWPHGLYESRVVTALTAFVQTRNLGLVFGSSQGFRLTEEDTVAPDVAFVSHERWVAGPPPVMGKHLQVIPDLVVEILSPTTIKRDLEEKKDLYARCGVKEYWVFDPAGPSMRVWALEEGEYVEIGSAHGTGRVESRLLPGFSLALEEIVPAA
- a CDS encoding SpoIID/LytB domain-containing protein; this encodes MKGCWKSALAMLVVLAACPLPGFAQRKSEAAPDRRRDGKVLGDEQTFVAATFLRGSRGRGISQWNLQEQKTRPAHPRAANQDSDVFWRLKEAEGFSFASGVEAEWRPVRSQAHTAAARTIRIGLNPTQFSSMGEVLREFDTSTQQKHERITLTATGPFTVLELLSDPAAEADHLRVTRAASCEGASAPLVFGQAGEEFAFTATSDGISIISPQGEFFVPATTVLCVAPAPDAVVVVTSLRRRNLNRAGNPYEPPRYRGVLEIRHSQSFAGTETSASLPDGPGFQTGEPLLRLINVLDLEEYLQGVVTNEMPASFHPQALRAQAVAARTFALANIGRFADRGFDLDDSTLSQVYRGLLSEHPNGNAAVQDTRRLVVVRDGLLVPTFYSSSMGGHTESNEWIFNSPSDQLPGANPHPALRAIHDGDFPVPVDLMTDDGALIFYSQVWDHFDSPERSGNSRYRWVTNRSAAFIAERLLATYGISLGPITALVPLLRSPSGRIARLQIIGERGTFILQGWRALRDFFQLFNSPSAIVSRRESDGTMSFNLYGGGWGHNVGMSQYGAHGRGRSGQTFREILAAYYSGAEVVPIEPSPSIGASATSGLPMADLLAPRHVALWRMSGAQRR